The proteins below come from a single Cervus elaphus chromosome 4, mCerEla1.1, whole genome shotgun sequence genomic window:
- the LOC122692798 gene encoding carcinoembryonic antigen-related cell adhesion molecule 18-like, which produces MYSGRETVSHTGALLIKDSQLNDTGNYTVLVAAVNDTQRATVWLKVRVFETPGISVNTSYAVLNVDSVAAICQTNDTNVQWYVGYTQVSSYERMTISPDTKTLIIKRVRSSDSPLQCGIQVFSEIIKKSEPVYLTVTYGRSYATIFSMSINYQGILPAEIGSQVKMECFSDGRLQVKYHWIHNFSVLSFSEKNITLPSLTWDQMGRYRCIAENPATHEVLYDEVQVQTHVPRLIQGVSISAPFLAFLITGSVVGSVIICGYLLLSVIKCYSTRYQRPRV; this is translated from the exons ATGTACAGTGGCCGGGAAACAGTGTCCCATACAGGTGCCCTGCTGATCAAGGATTCTCAATTAAATGACACGGGGAACTACACCGTGCTGGTGGCTGCCGTCAATGACACCCAGAGAGCAACTGTCTGGCTCAAGGTTCGAG TGTTTGAAACCCCAGGCATCTCAGTCAACACCAGCTACGCAGTACTGAATGTGGACTCCGTGGCTGCCATCTGCCAGACCAATGACACAAATGTCCAGTGGTATGTAGGCTACACACAGGTGTCCAGCTACGAACGCATGACCATCTCTCCAGACACTAAGACCCTCATCATCAAAAGGGTCAGGAGCAGCGACTCACCCCTGCAGTGTGGGATCCAAGTCTTCTCAGAGATTATTAAGAAAAGCGAACCAGTCTATCTGACGGTGACCT ATGGACGCTCCTATGCAACAATCTTCAGCATGTCCATTAACTACCAGGGCATCCTGCCTGCTGAGATTGGCTCCCAAGTGAAGATGGAGTGTTTTTCTGATGGCAGACTGCAAGTCAAGTACCACTGGATCCACAACTTCTCTGTCCTGAGCTTCTCAGAGAAGAACATCACCCTCCCGAGTCTGACCTGGGACCAGATGGGCAGATACAGGTGCATCGCGGAGAACCCCGCCACCCACGAGGTCTTGTACGATGAAGTCCAGGTCCAGACCCACGTGCCCA GGCTTATCCAAGGGGTCAGCATCTCAGCACCCTTCCTGGCATTTCTCATCACGGGGTCAGTCGTGGGCAGCGTCATCATCTGTGGATATCTGCTTCTCAGCGTGATCAAATGTTACTCCACCAGGTACCAGAGGCCCCGAGTCTAG
- the LOC122692796 gene encoding carcinoembryonic antigen-related cell adhesion molecule 18-like: protein MDLSRPRCRLWRELVLVASLLACVIRQASSQIYIAPDSLIGVERYMSSLAIENAPEDVQEYSWHRGANDTEENLIISYNTTSHSRRDGPMYSGRESVSIRGTLRIRRSQLNDTGNYTVRVDTINDTQRATGWLEILELEIPQISVNTTSVVDGEDAVAATCYTSDSHVQWYVNYVPVSGNYRMTISPDNKTLVIRMFGRFDSPLQCGIEILPELIQKSDLVYVTVAYGPYSLLLSSSPTDFNGILSAEIGSQVEMKCISYSRPESKYRWIHNGSLLSFSEKNFTLPSLTWDQMGRYRYIAENSATQVTLYEEVHVQAPF, encoded by the exons ATGGACCTTTCTAGACCCAGGTGCAGACTCTGGAGGGAACTGGTCCTTGTGG CCAGTCTGCTGGCATGCGTGATCCGCCAGGCCTCCAGCCAAATCTACATCGCCCCGGATTCACTCATCGGAGTGGAAAGATATATGAGCTCACTGGCCATTGAGAACGCCCCTGAAGATGTTCAGGAATACAGCTGGCACCGGGGTGCAAATGACACTGAGGAAAATCTGATTATCAGCTACAACACCACATCTCATTCCAGGCGGGATGGGCCCATGTACAGCGGCCGGGAAAGTGTGTCCATTAGAGGTACCCTGAGGATCAGGAGGTCACAGTTAAATGACACGGGGAACTACACAGTGAGGGTGGACACCATCAATGACACCCAGAGAGCAACTGGCTGGCTCGAGATTCTAG AGTTGGAAATCCCACAAATCTCAGTCAACACCACCTCCGTCGTAGATGGTGAGGATGCGGTTGCTGCCACTTGCTACACCAGTGACAGCCACGTCCAGTGGTATGTGAATTATGTACCGGTGTCCGGCAATTACCGGATGACCATCTCCCCGGACAACAAGACCCTCGTCATCCGAATGTTCGGCCGCTTCGACTCACCACTTCAGTGCGGGATAGAAATTCTCCCAGAGCTCATTCAGAAAAGTGACCTCGTCTATGTGACAGTGGCCT ATGGGCCCTACAGTCTGCTGCTCAGCAGTAGTCCCACTGACTTCAACGGCATCCTGTCTGCTGAGATCGGCTCCCAGGTGGAGATGAAGTGCATCTCCTATTCCAGACCAGAATCCAAGTACCGCTGGATCCACAATGGCTCCCTCCTGAGCTTCTCGGAGAAGAACTTCACCCTCCCGAGTCTGACCTGGGACCAGATGGGCAGATACAGGTACATCGCGGAGAACTCCGCCACCCAGGTCACCTTGTATGAAGAAGTCCATGTCCAGGCACCCT TTTGA
- the LOC122692797 gene encoding carcinoembryonic antigen-related cell adhesion molecule 18-like: protein MDITSLTGVVGQQSLLVIENTPEDVQEYSWHRGANDTEENLIISYNATSHSQQKGPMYSGQESMISTGALLIKESRLNDTGNYTVRAAAISDTQRATGWLEVQEFETLDISVNASIVLEDVDSMAAICHTNNTEVQWYVAHTLVSSSERTAISPDTKTLIITRVKNYDSPLQCGVKIVLGTVIQRSELIYLTMAYGPSYVMILSEASNDNSILPAEIGSQVEMVCVFNGAPESKYRWIHSGSLLSFPEKNITLPSLTWDQMGRHRCIVENNLTQLTLYEEVQVQRPRFSQSVTMSTFLLDFLMAWSILGYVLLFTLILLGLIRCYSTRPGGQDLMGKEVRGFTVAARQQQVVTEALYD, encoded by the exons ATGGATATCACCTCACTCACAGGAGTGGTAGGACAACAGAGCCTGCTGGTCATCGAGAACACCCCTGAAGATGTTCAGGAATACAGCTGGCACCGGGGTGCAAATGACACTGAGGAAAATCTGATTATCAGTTACAATGCCACATCTCATTCCCAGCAGAAGGGGCCCATGTACAGTGGCCAGGAAAGCATGATTTCTACTGGTGCCCTGCTGATCAAAGAGTCTCGACTAAATGACACGGGGAACTACACCGTGCGGGCGGCTGCCATCAGTGATACCCAGAGAGCAACTGGCTGGCTCGAGGTTCAAG AGTTTGAAACCCTGGACATCTCAGTCAACGCCAGCATCGTGCTAGAGGATGTGGACTCCATGGCTGCCATCTGCCACACCAACAACACTGAGGTCCAGTGGTATGTGGCCCACACACTGGTGTCCAGCTCTGAACGCACGGCCATCTCCCCAGACACAAAGACCCTCATCATCACAAGGGTCAAGAACTATGACTCGCCGCTGCAGTGTGGGGTCAAAATCGTCTTAGGGACTGTCATTCAGAGAAGTGAACTGATCTATCTGACGATGGCCT ATGGACCCTCTTATGTAATGATCCTCAGCGAGGCCAGTAACGACAACAGCATCCTGCCTGCTGAGATCGGTTCCCAAGTGGAGATGGTGTGTGTTTTCAATGGCGCGCCAGAATCCAAGTACCGCTGGATCCACAGTGGCTCCCTCCTGAGCTTCCCAGAAAAGAACATCACCCTCCCGAGTCTGACCTGGGACCAGATGGGCAGACACAGGTGCATCGTGGAGAACAACCTCACCCAGCTGACCTTGTACGAGGAAGTCCAGGTCCAGCGCCCCC GGTTTAGCCAAAGCGTCACCATGTCAACATTCCTCCTGGACTTCCTCATGGCGTGGTCAATCTTGGGCTATGTCCTCCTCTTTACTCTCATCCTTTTGGGCCTCATCAGATGTTACTCCACCAG ACCTGGAGGACAAGACCTGATGGGCAAGGAGGTGAGGG GGTTCACTGTTGCTGCGAGACAGCAACAGGTAGTGACTGAAGCCTTGTACGACTAG